In the Dolichospermum flos-aquae CCAP 1403/13F genome, GCAAAGTCACCAGAATTTGATCCCACATTCCGCAGGTGTTCTTTGAATTTTCGGAATTATCCATAACCCAATGATAACAAGGCTTTCAGACAATGACACACAATTCTATATTAGAGCGATGCCTTCGGCGCGGCGTAGCCATCGCCGATATACTTAAATCTCAAATCAAGTTTATTGAGAATACTGTCAATAAATTAGTTGGTTTGAGATTAAATTCATTGAATACCGACCTAGATGGCAAAAAGCATGAAGTGGTTATTATGATTGGGTTTTAGCTGTTTTATGAAATTCTTTTTTTAACAAAATAACCTGCTGGGAAAAATATTTTGAGTATATTTAGGGCTTGCTGAATGTGGGTAACATAGCAAAAGTCCTGAACAACTGAGTATTATTTTTCCCACTCAGCCGTCAGGACTATCATTTTAGAATAAATTGACATAAATCTAATTATGGTTGAATGCTGAGGGAATGGGAAAAATTTCCCTGGAGTCAATTTTAGATCCTATTATTCACTAATTTATACAGCACTCATTACTAGGTTGTTGACAAGATTATTTTTTGGGTGAAATCAGCATCATCATATTCCGCCCTTCTTTCTTAGGTGCTTGCTGAAGTTCACCAAAAGGCTCTAAATCCGTAGCCATCCGTTTAAGCAACGTTTCTGCCAAGTCACTGTGTTGAATTTCCCGACCTCGGAACATCACAGTAGCCTTAACTTTATCGCCATCTTTAAGGAAGCGTTCAGCTTGCTTAACGCGCACATTATAGTCATGTTCTTCTATTTTGTAGCGCATTTTCACTTCTTTCACATCAGCCGTGTGCTGTTTCTTCCGGGCTTCCCGCGCCTTCTTCTCCTGCTCAAACTTATATTTCCCATAGTCCATTATTCGACACACTGGCGGATCAGCCTTGTCACTAATTAGCACTAGGTCTAATTCCTTTTCCTCTGCTAATTGTATCGCTTCCTGCGGAGTTATAATTCCCAGTTGTGCGCCATCAGTGTCAATCACCCGAATTTTCGGGAAGCGAATCCGTTCGTTAATTTGGGGCAGATCGCGAGTTCTTTTTTTCTCAATCACAGGCATTATGATTAGTGGCAGCTCTATTAGTTAAGATTTTGGACTGGTCTTGAATTTAGTTAGTTTAGTTTGATATGCCATTGAAGGCAAAATACAACAGTAACTCAGAATTGGAAAATGAATATCCCTCTCTAGTGTAGCAAATTTATAAGGGAAGTTTAATCAAGTGATTGACTGTATAGTCTGACTCTGAGTTGATTCCACTGCATTATTTAACGTAAATTACATGATATTTGACACTAATAACTATTGTTACAATTTTCTTCTGAGATACATAGAGGTATGATATCTAGAAGATGTTTCCATGATAGCAAAATTAGGTATACATTGAAGCTAACCAAATATAATGTAACATATTAAGAAAGAACGCACAAAATTAATAGTTTCCAACTAATCAGTAAGAGATAACTGTGACTACCGTAACACATTGGCAGCAAAGAGTTGGTAATCAAAGGGA is a window encoding:
- the infC gene encoding translation initiation factor IF-3; its protein translation is MPVIEKKRTRDLPQINERIRFPKIRVIDTDGAQLGIITPQEAIQLAEEKELDLVLISDKADPPVCRIMDYGKYKFEQEKKAREARKKQHTADVKEVKMRYKIEEHDYNVRVKQAERFLKDGDKVKATVMFRGREIQHSDLAETLLKRMATDLEPFGELQQAPKKEGRNMMMLISPKK